One genomic segment of Hordeum vulgare subsp. vulgare chromosome 2H, MorexV3_pseudomolecules_assembly, whole genome shotgun sequence includes these proteins:
- the LOC123431436 gene encoding uncharacterized protein K02A2.6-like → KPTSALKTIPLVWPFAVWGLDTDGPFRTGQGGYTHLLVAVDKFTKWIEAKPIKKLDALTAIKFVRDIISRFGVPHNIITDNGTNFDSDRFKGFCASQGIRVDFASVAHPQTNGQAERANGLILQGLKPRLLREVGHAAGAWVNELPSVLWGLRTTPNRSIGRSPFFLVYGAEAVLPSDLLHNAPRVELFSEDEAEQARQDGVDLLEEEREMALTRSTIYQQDLRRFHARHVRSRTFQAGDLVLRVDQQRPHKLA, encoded by the coding sequence aagccaacatctgcgttgaagacaatccctcttgtttggccgtttgcagtatggggattagatacagacggtccattcaggactggccaagggggatacacacatctattggtggcagtcgacaagttcacaaaatggattgaagccaagcccatcaagaagctcgacgccctaacggccatcaagtttgttagggacatcatctccagattcggggtacctcacaacataatcacggacaacgggacaaactttgactcggacagattcaaaggtttctgtgcaagccaaggtatccgagtggattttgcatctgtggcgcatcctcaaacaaacggacaagcagagcgggcgaatggacttattctgcaaggtttgaagccccgactcctgcgagaggtgggacatgccgctggcgcatgggtcaacgagctaccttcagtgctttggggtcttcgcacaaccccgaatagatctatagggcgatccccattcttcctcgtttacggagcagaagcggtccttccgagtgacttgcttcacaatgctccacgagttgaactcttctccgaagatgaagcagaacaagcaaggcaagacggagtggaccttctagaggaggagcgcgagatggcactgactcgctcaaccatttatcagcaagatctgcggcgctttcatgcgcgacacgtcaggagtcgtacattccaagcaggcgacctggtgctccgagtggatcagcaaagacctcacaagttggct